A region from the Candidatus Brocadiaceae bacterium genome encodes:
- a CDS encoding PDDEXK nuclease domain-containing protein, with protein sequence MKRRTCQMTIFHHSKFTIHYSIWRSWAMGNNPKGFNFRTLVDAIRKTHEYMAAQAGRAVNISLTLRNWTIGCYIKEFEQNGLGRAEYGNQVLELLAEELQVSLDRCYSARYLRLCRQLYTTYPQIRKSLISISDLSGKRKSLVSELPALPTDDHSDTVGTLSPQLLVPGDKLVGCLSFTHFVELIKLDDPLKRTFYEIECILGNWSVRELKRQIGSLYYERSGLSENKEKLTELIQSGAEKSEPKLAVRDPYIFEFLGIKSREVMRESDLEDQLLDKLQDFLLELGHGFCFEARQKRILIGDTHGFVDLVFYHRILKCHVLVELKVESFNHENLGQLNTYVSWYRKNMMTDGDNPPVGILLCTQKDHALVEYALAGMDNHLFVSKYQLELPRKEEIQKFLEEKMREVGE encoded by the coding sequence GTGAAAAGGCGTACATGTCAGATGACAATCTTTCACCATTCCAAATTCACCATTCACTATTCAATCTGGAGGTCTTGGGCTATGGGGAATAACCCGAAAGGCTTTAATTTCCGTACCCTGGTCGATGCCATTCGCAAGACTCATGAATACATGGCTGCACAAGCCGGAAGGGCCGTTAATATCAGTCTGACGCTGAGAAACTGGACGATCGGCTGCTATATCAAGGAATTTGAACAGAATGGTTTAGGCCGGGCAGAATACGGGAATCAGGTTCTGGAACTTCTGGCTGAAGAGTTGCAGGTCTCCCTGGACAGGTGCTATTCGGCCAGGTACTTACGTCTTTGCCGTCAGTTGTATACAACCTACCCGCAAATTCGGAAATCACTGATTTCCATATCCGATCTATCGGGAAAACGGAAATCGCTGGTTTCCGAATTACCGGCGCTTCCAACAGACGATCATTCCGATACTGTGGGGACACTGTCACCACAATTGCTTGTCCCCGGAGATAAACTCGTCGGTTGCCTGTCGTTTACGCACTTTGTAGAACTGATAAAACTCGATGACCCTCTCAAGCGTACCTTTTATGAGATCGAATGCATCCTGGGCAACTGGTCCGTACGGGAGCTCAAACGGCAGATCGGCAGTCTCTACTACGAACGTTCCGGGTTATCTGAAAACAAGGAAAAACTGACTGAACTGATCCAATCAGGGGCGGAAAAAAGCGAACCGAAACTGGCTGTCCGCGATCCCTACATCTTCGAGTTTCTCGGGATCAAGTCCCGTGAGGTTATGAGGGAGTCCGATCTGGAGGATCAACTTCTGGATAAACTACAGGATTTTCTTTTGGAGCTGGGCCACGGGTTCTGTTTCGAGGCACGTCAGAAGCGGATACTGATAGGTGATACACACGGTTTCGTTGACCTGGTTTTCTACCACCGCATCCTCAAATGCCATGTGCTGGTGGAGTTGAAGGTCGAGTCTTTCAACCACGAAAACCTCGGGCAGCTCAATACCTATGTGAGCTGGTACCGGAAAAACATGATGACCGATGGCGACAATCCGCCCGTGGGCATCCTGCTTTGCACCCAAAAAGACCATGCCCTGGTGGAATACGCCCTGGCAGGCATGGACAACCATCTGTTCGTCTCCAAGTACCAGCTTGAACTGCCCCGAAAGGAAGAGATACAGAAGTTTCTGGAAGAAAAGATGCGGGAGGTTGGGGAATGA
- a CDS encoding four helix bundle protein, whose amino-acid sequence MANDIKDRTFDFALRVVKLCQTLDEKPGVSRTLARQLLRSGTSIGANVEEGQGSQSRADFVSKMSIACKEARETHYWLRLLSESETISRERLADLIRESDELIAILTAIIKNTKANNL is encoded by the coding sequence ATGGCGAATGACATTAAAGACAGAACTTTCGATTTTGCTTTGCGGGTTGTAAAACTGTGCCAAACACTGGATGAGAAACCCGGTGTGTCCCGTACGCTTGCCAGACAACTGTTGAGAAGCGGAACTTCAATCGGCGCAAATGTGGAAGAAGGTCAAGGGAGTCAAAGCCGTGCAGATTTTGTTTCTAAAATGTCTATCGCATGCAAAGAAGCCAGAGAAACCCATTACTGGCTTCGTTTATTGTCAGAATCGGAGACAATCTCCCGGGAACGTTTAGCGGACCTTATACGCGAGTCGGATGAACTGATAGCCATTCTTACAGCCATAATCAAGAATACAAAGGCCAATAATCTATGA